Proteins from one Desmodus rotundus isolate HL8 chromosome 9, HLdesRot8A.1, whole genome shotgun sequence genomic window:
- the CCL25 gene encoding C-C motif chemokine 25: MNLWLLACLVTCFVGIWAPAVQAQGDFEDCCLAYNTHVSLRVLRRAQSYWCLDVSRSCNLPAVIFYFPHRELNVCGNPQAKWVQDGIRLLNTRNKGLLKHHQSTQKASQRCPTVGKLSPKTSRLPLSAPRGRTRSSKIALLLPAQANPGP, from the exons ATGAATCTGTGGCTCTTGGCCTGCCTGGTGACCTGCTTCGTGGGCATCTGGGCCCCTGCTGTCCAAGCACAAG GCGACTTTGAGGACTGCTGCCTGGCTTACAACACCCACGTTAGCCTGAGGGTGCTCAGGCGTGCCCAGAGTTACTGGTGCCTGGATGTGAGCAGGAGCTGTAACCTGCCTGCTGTGAT aTTCTACTTCCCTCACAGAGAGCTCAATGTGTGTGGGAACCCACAAGCCAAGTGGGTACAAGATGGGATAAGGCTTCTGAATACTCGGAACAAGGGCCTTCTAAAGCATCACCAAAGTACCCAGAAAGCCTCCCAAC GCTGTCCCACTGTGGGGAAGTTGAGCCCTAAAACCTCCAGGCTTCCACTCTCCGCACCTAGAGGTCGCACCAGAAGCAGCAAGATTGCCTTGCTGCTCCCAGCACAGGCTAATCCAG GACCCTGA